The sequence ACCTGCGCGGCCTCCTCGCGCTTCAGCCCGGCGCGTTCCCGCAGGTCCAGCAGGCGCCGGCCGAGGACCACCTGGCCCACGGTCGGCGCGGACCGCGGTTCGCTCACGCTCCCACCTCCACCTGAAGAGTCCGCTCCGGCCAAAGAATCCCGTACAGCCCTGCGGCGCCGTTCGAAGACTCATTCGAAGATCCGGCCGGATCACCGACGGTCCCAATTGGCGCCGCTCGAGGTGCTGTTGCGAGCAGTGTGCCACGCTCCTTGACCGAGTCACAGCGCACTCTGCATTTTTCAGAGTGACACTTGCCAAGTGTTCACGGCGGGGAGATAGTGGCAAGCGTGATTCCGTCCGCGCCCTTAGGAACAGACGCCGCCACAGACCGCCCCGGTCTCGGCGCCGATGGGGGTTCCCCCACTCGAACACGTTCGAGAGCGGTGGAGGGAGCAGTCCCTGGTGGGGGCGCCGCCGGGCGCCGGTTCCGCTTCGAGCTGGCCGCGCATCCGGGTTCCCCCGGCCAGGCGCGGCGCCTGACGCGTTCCCGGCTGACCGGCTGGTCGGTCTGCGCGGACACCTGCGACACGGCGGCTCTGGTCATGTCCGAGCTGGTGACCAACGCGATCATGCACACCGTGAGCAGTCGCGTGGTCTGCGAACTGCACGATCACGACGACACGGTACGCATCGCCGTGCTCGACGAGGGCCGTGCTCCTGGCGAACCCCACCCGTCCCCGCAGCGACCCGATGAGGAGCACGGGAGGGGGTTGCTTCTCGTCGACGCGCTGTGCCGGGCCTGGGGCGCCCAGGAGCACGGCCCGGGGCTGCTGGTCTGGGCCGAGCTGGCCCGCCGGGCCGACGCCGCCCAGGACGCCGCCGAGCCGTCCAACGACCTGGGCTGGGGTCCCCGCTCCAAGCCGGGCCCCACGCCCGCTCCGGGCGATGAGGAGGAAGCGGCGGCCGGGCACGGGGCGATACCGGCGGCGCGGCGCCACGGGCAGGCACCGCGCGGGACACCGCCGGGGCGGCACCGGGCCTGGGGGCAGCCGTGAGCGGCACCGGCGAAACCGGCCGGCCGCTGGGCCTGGACACCTTGATCCACCTCGGACGCCGCAGGCACACGCAGGACCCGGTCCACCGCCTGCCGGTCCCCGAGGGCATGACGGCACCGCTCGGCTGTGACGCGGTGGCCGTACCCGACCGCCTGGGACCGCTGATCGTGCCGCGGCTGCCACGGGTGGGATGTGTGTACACCGACGGCGCGCACTGGTGGTGGATCGTTCCGTCGGACTCCGACTACGCCCTCCCCTGGCCGTCCCCCGCCCACTACGCCCCCGGCGCCCTGGTCCCGGCCTCCGCCCGCCTGATCCACCGCCCCGAGGGCACGGTCCCCTACACCCCGCCGATCCCCCTGTACCTCGCCCTGTGCCGGGTCATGGGCATGGCACCCGACTGGTCCCGCGCCGTCTCGGCGTGACACCGCACCGCGTCCCGCACCGTCGCGCAGGACGCCCGGCCGGCCTCGGCGGCCGGTAGGGCGGTGAGCCGCCGCAGTGCCCGCCTGACGCCGTACACCCGACGTACGCCCCGGCTCGTGCCCGCCGGCCGCGCCCTGCCCCGCTCAGCACCCCCTTCACGCCCCCGGTACTCCCTCTTGCGCCCTGCCCCCGCGCCGTGCCGCCCGGGATAGTGGCCGTCCGGTCATGGCCCGGGGGAGGACGTTCGGTGGGGAAGCGACATGGGGCGGGCAAGCCTGAGCCCTCGGCGTCGGAGCGGCTGTTGTTCGGGGGGCCGCTGCGGTACGACATGGGCTGGAACGAGCACGCGGACGCGTTCCTGGAGCTGAGCTTCCGGGCGATGCTGGTCAGACTCCCCGGCATGCTGGCCTCCAGCCTGCGGCTCGCCCGGACGGCGGACCCGCGGGCCGCGGGCCTCGTGCTGGCCGCCGAGGCGGGCCGGGGCGTCGCCCAGGCGGTGAGCCTGCTGGCCGTGAACAACGCGCTCGGGAAGCTGCTCGCCGGACCCGACATCGGCGAGCGGCTGCGCGCGGCGGCTCCCGCCCTGGCCGTCATGGCCGCCGTGATGCTGGTCGCGGCGCTGCTGCGGGCCGCGTCGACCTATGCCACCGGACGGCTGGAGCCGAAGGTGGAGCGGGTGGCGACCGAGCTGTACCTGGAGCGGGCGGCGGACGTGGAGCTGGCCGCGATCGAGGACCATGCCTTCCACAAGCTGCTGGACACCGCCCAGTACGGCGCCCGCTCCGCCCGCAGCATGATCACGTACGGCGCCCGGGTGATCAACGCGGTGATCTCCCTGATCGCGGCGGCCGGTGTGCTCACCGTGCTGCATCCGGCGCTTCTGCCGCTGCTGGTCACCATGACCCTGCCCAGCGCCTGGGGCGCCCTGACCAACGCCCGCCGCCGCTACGAGTCGTTCCACACCTGGGTGCAGCACGCCCGGGCCGGCCATCTGATCGGCAACCTGCTCACCGAGCCCGCCGCCGCCCCGGAGATCCGGGTGCACGGAGTCGGCCCGTTCCTGCTGCGGCACTTCCGCTCCATGTCGGAGACCGCCGAGGCGGAGCAGGCCCGGCTGTCCCGGCTGGCCGCCCGGACCGGGCTGATCGCGGCCGCCTGGACCGGGCTCGCGACCGTCGCGACGTACGCCACGCTGGGCGCGCTGCTGCTGGGCGGCGCGATGGCCCTGTCCGTGGCCGGTACGGCGGTGATCGCGATCCGTACCGGGTCGGCGAGCCTGGACACGCTGGTGCTGGAGATCAACGAACTGCACGAGGAGGCCCTCTTCGTGGGCGATCTGCAGCGGCTGTACACCGAGGCGGCCGAGCGGGCGATCCCGTCCGGCGGCCTGCCGCTGCCCGAGAACCCAACGGAGATCCGGTTCGAGAACGTCACGTTCGGCTATCCGGGTGAGGCGGCCCGGCCCGCCCTCGACGACGTGACCCTCACGCTCCCCCTCGGCCGGATCATCGCGCTCGTCGGGGAGAACGGCTCGGGCAAGACCACCCTGGTCAAGCTGCTCGCGGGCCTGTATACCCCGGACCGGGGCCGGATCCTGTGGGACGGCGTCGACGCGGCCGGTGCCGACCGGCGGCTGCTCGCCGAGCGCATCGCGATGGTGGCCCAGGACTTCAAGCGCTGGCCGTTCACCGCCCGGGTGAACGTGGCCGTCGGCCGCTCGTCGGCGCCCCTGACCGAGGAGCGGCTGGCCGCGTCGGTCGCCGAGGCGGGGGCCGAGGAGGTGGTCGCGGATCTGCCGCGCGGCCTGGACACCCTGCTGGCCCGCAACTTCAGCGGCGGGCACGAGCTGTCCGGCGGTCAGTGGCAGCGCCTGGGCATCGCCCGGGCCGCCTACCGGCGCGGGCGCATCCTGATCGTGGACGAACCGACGGCGGCTCTGGATGCGCGGGCCGAGCTGGAGGTGTTCGACAAGATCCGGGCGCTGGCGGGCAGCGGTCAGACGGTCGTCCTGATCACCCATCGGCTGGCCTCGGTCCGCCACGCCGATCTGGTGCACGTGCTGGAGCACGGGCGGCTGGTGGAGTCCGGCACTCCGGACGAGCTCCTGGCCCGGGGCGGTGTCTACGCGGAGCTGTACACGCTCCAGGCCGAGCAGTTCACGGCGAAGGTGCCTGCCCCGAAGCCGGCCTGAGCCGTCTCACTCCGCGCCGGCGCCGCCCCGCACGATCACCAGGAACGTGTCCGTCGCGAGGTCCATGACCACCTCGGCGGGCAGGCCTTCGAGACGCCGCGCGTGCGCGAACTCCTCGGCGGGCCACGATCCTCGCGGGCCGCCGGCGGGAAAGCGTTCGAGCACGGTCCGCCCGTTCACCATCTCGCACCTCCGGAAAGCGTCGTACCTGTGGGAGTTAACGCCCCGGGGAAGGGAATCGGCTCGGTCGGTGACGGGACTGAGACATTGTTGACACTCGTTCACGTCGGACCGTGAGGATCCGTGCACTTTGCGACACGAATGACACGTTCGGCGACGCGGTCGGGACCGTGCGTGTCAGTCGTCGTGGGCGTCGTGATTCCGGAGCCGGTCGCCGTCCTGTGCCGACCGGTACCGCACGGGCAGTTTCCTCAGCCCTCGTGCGCGCAGCGAGGGGCGCCAGTTCACCTCGTCCTCGGCGAGGGCCAGTTCGGGGAACCGCTCCAGCAGGGCCGCGAGGGCGATCTCGGTCTCCATACGGGCCAGGGGTGCGCCCAGGCAGTAGTGGATGCCGTGGCCGAGGGCGAGATGACCCGAGGCGTCACGGGAGAGGTCGAGGCGGTCGGGGTCGGGGAAGCGGGCGGGGTCGCGGTCGGCGGCGGACAGCGAGACCCAGACCGTCTCGCCCGCCGGGACGGTCACCCCGGCGATCGTCACGTCCTCGACCGGGAACCGGCGCATGGCGAGCAGCATGGGGCCCTCGTACCGGGCGAACTCCTCGACGGCGCCGGGGAGTCGGTCCGGGTCCTCGCGCAGGGCAGCGAGCTGGTCCGGGTGCTGGAGGAGGGCGAGCACGGCGTTGCCGATGAGCTGGACCGTGTTCTCGTACCCGGCGAAGAGGATGAGGAAGGCCAGGGACATCAGCTCGTCCTCGCCGAGCCGGTCGCCCTCGTCGCGTACGGCGATCAGGTCGGAGAGGAGGTCGTCGGCGGGCGCCTGGCGCTTGGTCTCCAGCAGCCGGGTGAGGAAGCCGAGCATGGCCGCCATCGCCTCCTTGGCGGCCTGGGGGCGGGCCAGGTCGGGAGCCGTGAGGCCGTCGGTCCACTGCCGGAAGTCCAGCCGGTCCCCCTCCGGGATGCCGAGCAGGTCGCAGATGACGGTGATCGGCAGCGGGGCGGCGTACGAGGCGACGAGGTCGGTGGTGCCGTGCGGGCCGAGGGCGTCGAGGAGCTGGTCGGCGGTGCGCCGGACCGGCGCGCGGAGCTGCTGGACACGGCGCGGGGTGAAGGCCCGGCCGACCAGGCGCCGGATGCGGGTGTGATCGGGCGGGTCCATGTTGAGCAGGTTGACGTCGAGGGCGGGCGGCAGCGAGAAGCCCTTGTACGTGCCCGGAGTGGCGTGCCGTTTGTCGAGCGAGAGCCGTGGGTCGGCGAGCGCTGCCTTGACGTCCTCGTACCGGGTGACGAGCCAGGCGGGGGTGCCGTCCGGTCCGGTGATGCGGTGCACGGGCGCGGTGTCGCGCAGGCGCCGGTAGACGTCGTAGGGGTGGTCGAGCAGGCCGTCCGCGAGATCCATGGCGGTCAGCCTACGTGGACTCAGGTGTCGTAATCCTGGACGCGGTGCCCGTGGCTCCGGTCCACCAGGGCGGGCAGCCGCTGTTCCAACTCCCTTACGGTCGACCGCACATCGAGGGTGAGCAGTTCACGGTCGCGCATCAGGACACGGCCGTCGACGACGGTGGTGCGGACGTCGGCGGAGCGGGCGCTGTGCACGAGGGTGGCGGCGAGGTCGTGGACCGGCTGGGTGTGCGGGCCGCTGAGGTCGACCAGGACGATGTCGGCGCGCCGGCCGGGGGCGAGGCTGCCGATGCTCTCGCCGAGGCCGACCGCGCGGGCGCTCTGCAGCGTGGCGTGATGCAGGGCCTGACGGGAGGTCAGCCAACGCGGGTCGCCCTCGGCGGACTTCTGGATCAGGGCGGTCAGGGCCATCGACTCCCACACGTCGAGGGTGTTGGTGGAGGCTGCGCCGTCCGTGGCGAGTCCGACGGGGACGCCGATCGCGCGCAGGGACCGTACCGGAGTGGTGTCGGGCCAGGCGAACTTGAGGTAGACGCGGGGTGCGGTCGCCACCGCCGTACGGCCGCCCGTGCGGGCGAGCAGCGGCAGGTCGCGCTCGATGATGCCGGTGCCGTGGGCGATGAGCAGGTCGGTGTCGAGGAGTCCGCTGCGGTCGAGGACCTCGACGGGCGTGACGCCGTGCCGGGCGAGGCTGGTGTCGGTCTGGTCGCGGTTCTCGGCGGCGTGGAGGTGGACGGGCAGGCCGTGGGTGCGGGCGAGGTCGGCGGTGGCGGCGAGGTCGGCGTCGGTGACGGTGTAGGGGGCGTGCGGGGCGAGGGCGGTGGTGATGCGCCCGCCGGCCGCGCCCCGGTGGTTCAGCGCGAACTCCAGGGACCTCTCCCGCCCTTGCGGGCCCTGGGAGGAGAAGTAGGCTTCGCCGAGGTGAGCGCGCATCCCGCACTCGGTGACGACGTCGGCGACCGCGTCCATGTGGAAGTAGTGGTCGGCGAAGCAGGTGATCCCGCCGCGGATCATCTCGGCGCAGGCGAGCCTGGCCCCGAGCTCCACGTCCTTCTCGGTGAGGTTGGACTCGGCTGGCCAGACGACGTCGTTGAACCACTCCTCGATCGGCAGGTCCTCGGCGAGTCCGCGCAGGGCGACCATCGGCGCGTGCGTGTGGCAGTTGACGAGTCCGGGCAGCGCGACCTGCCCGCGCGCCTCGATCCGCTCCGCCGCCGCCAGGTCCGCCGCGCCGGCCGCGTCGGTCACGGCCTCGATCACCCCGTCGCGTACGACGATCGCGGCGTCCTCGCGGAAGGCGATCCGCTCCTCCTCGTCGTGCACGAGGACGGTGCAGCCGGTGATGACGAGGTCGGCGGGAGAGGCGCTCATGGGCCCAACGTACGACGGTGCCGTGCCGCGAGGTGAGCCGAACCGCGCATCCGGGCGCTATGCGGCGGCGGGCAGTCCGGACCACTCCGGACGCTGCTCCAACTCGTCGAGCAGCTGCCGCAGTTGCCGGGTGTGCCGTGGCGTGAGGCGGCCGGTGTCGTCGAGGTGCACGGCGCAGGCCGTGGTGGTGTCGACGAGCCGTTCGAGGACGGCGGCGACGGCGTCCGTGCCCTCGGTGTGCCGGGCGAGGGCGGGCAGTTCGGCGGCGGCCAGCGCGATCGTGGTACGGGCCTCGGCGAGGGTGCGATACGCCTCGCGGCGCAGCGCCCACCGTTCGGCGCGGTCGCCGGACTCGCTCAGGACGTGCACGAGATAGGCGTGCGCGGCGCTCCCGGCGGCGGCGAGCCGGGCCCGCACCCCGCCGCCGCGCTCCCCCGGCATCGGCAGATGCCCGACGATCAGCACGAGCGCACAGGCCAGCAGCGTCTCCGCGATCCGGCCGGCGGAGGCCTGCGGCTCACCGCCGACCATGACCAGGGCGAGGACGAGGACGGTGACGACGGCGGTCAGCGCGGCGAAGTTCCGGGTGGCGACCGGGACGAGGGCCCCGCACACCGCCACCAGCACGATCAGGCCCGCGGGGCGCGGCAGCAGCGCGGCGAACCCCGCGAACACGAGGGCGCCGAGCACGGTCCCGGCGGCCCGGCCGAGCACGCGGGAGGCGAGCGGCCCGAGGTCGGGCTTGACGAGGAAGACGGCGGTGGCGGGCAGCCAGTACCAGTGCTGGTGCTGCCCGTACCAGCGGGCGTGGTGCAGGGCCTGGGCGATGGCGGCGCTGGCCCCGAAGCAGAGGGCGACACGCAGCCCGTACTCGCGCCCGCCGGCGCCGAGCGCGGCCCGGACGGCGCCCTTCGCACCGCGCCGCCGGGCGAACAGTCGGCGTTCGCCACCCTCAGCCCGCACGGCACCCCCGGCATCCCGCCATCCGGAGAACACCCGGCGTTCGCCACCCTCGGCCCGCACGACGTCCTGGGCATCCCGCCGCCGGGCGAACACCCGGCGGGCACCGCCCTCGGCACGGTCGAAGGTCTCCGCGGCACGCAGCAGGGCGTCGTCCAGGGCGCGCAGGGCGGGCGCGGACCTGCTGGGGGCGGGCAGCGGACCGGTGCCGGTGTTGCCCCGGACCGCGGCCGCGAGCCGCCGGGGCCCTTCCGCCGCCCGCGCGGAGACGGGCTCGCCCGCCCAGGCGAGGGCGGTGGCGGCCTCGGCGAGGGGCAGCGCGGCGGCGTACTGGGCGTGCAGCCTGCGCTCGGCGGCGGAGCTGGCGTGGCGGCGCAGCCGCGGTCCGGCGAGGGCGTCCTGGGCGTGGTCGAGGGCGGCGGTCAGCGCGGCCCGCCGGGCGGTGGCGTGCGCACCGCCCACGGCGTCGAGCAGCGCGGCGACGGCGTCGTACACGTCGGCGACCGCATCCCGCTCCCCGTCGAACCGGAAGTCCCCGCCGATCGCACCCGGCGTGGGCAGCGCCAGCCGCAGCACGAGCAGCCAGCCGGCCCCGGCGAGGAAGGCGAGAGCCCGCTGCCAGCCGCTCTCGGCCGCGGGCATCCCGGCACCGACGGCGGCGGTGACGAGCAGTTGCGTGCCTGCGGCGGAGGCGACGGGCCCGACGGCGCTGATGCCTCCGGCGATCAGCCCGAGCACGGTCAGCAGCAGGGTCAGCGGCACGGCGGTCAGCTGCTGCCCGGCGTACGTCCCCACCAGCAGCCCGAGGGCTCCGGACAGCGCGGGCACGCCGAGCCGCCTGACCGAGGCCCGACGGCTGCCGGGCCGGTCGTTGATGCCGGCGAGCATCGCGGCGATGGCGGCGAGGACGCCGTCGGCGACCCGGCCGCCGAGCACACCGGCGAGCAGCAGCGGCCCGGCGGCGAGCGCGCCCCGGGTGACCGCGCTCCAGGGGACGGGCCCGCGCTGGGAGCGGAAGGCGTGGGCGAGCCAGGGCGGCAGTGACGGGGCGGCGGGGCGCGACACGGGGCTCCTGTTCATACGAGGGCGGGGGTGGGCCTTCGGACGACGGCGGCCGGGCGGTGGGGTGTGCTGCCCACGGTAGATCGCGTTCACCGAGCAAACGGGACAATCACGTTTCGGGGAGGTGAAAGGTGCCGGGGAGGGCGGTTTCTTTATGAACGCAATTCCCTCGGCGACCAGAGGGAGAGACCAGAAGGGACCGGAAGGCAGCGGAAGAGCCCGGAAAAGGAGCGGACCCGAGGGCGTAGCCTGCCCTCGGGCCCTGTGATGCCGCCCATGTGCGCACGCCGGCCCGCTGAAGAGCCCGGATCAGTCTCACGGCGCCGCGTCCTGCCTTTGGACCACCACGCATCGAGCTGCGCGGACTGGACTTGAACCAGCATCTCGGCGCACCGGGGTCCGGGCCCGGTGGTTCCGGCGATCGGCGGCGAATGCTGAGTCTGGAGCGAGAGTCTGAGATTGAACGCGGTCCGCCCTTCAGGCGGGGGACCGCTCATCACGACAAGCCTCAGCTTCAGCTTGCGCTCC is a genomic window of Streptomyces griseochromogenes containing:
- a CDS encoding ATP-binding protein, with product MPSVHGGEIVASVIPSAPLGTDAATDRPGLGADGGSPTRTRSRAVEGAVPGGGAAGRRFRFELAAHPGSPGQARRLTRSRLTGWSVCADTCDTAALVMSELVTNAIMHTVSSRVVCELHDHDDTVRIAVLDEGRAPGEPHPSPQRPDEEHGRGLLLVDALCRAWGAQEHGPGLLVWAELARRADAAQDAAEPSNDLGWGPRSKPGPTPAPGDEEEAAAGHGAIPAARRHGQAPRGTPPGRHRAWGQP
- a CDS encoding ABC transporter ATP-binding protein, translated to MGWNEHADAFLELSFRAMLVRLPGMLASSLRLARTADPRAAGLVLAAEAGRGVAQAVSLLAVNNALGKLLAGPDIGERLRAAAPALAVMAAVMLVAALLRAASTYATGRLEPKVERVATELYLERAADVELAAIEDHAFHKLLDTAQYGARSARSMITYGARVINAVISLIAAAGVLTVLHPALLPLLVTMTLPSAWGALTNARRRYESFHTWVQHARAGHLIGNLLTEPAAAPEIRVHGVGPFLLRHFRSMSETAEAEQARLSRLAARTGLIAAAWTGLATVATYATLGALLLGGAMALSVAGTAVIAIRTGSASLDTLVLEINELHEEALFVGDLQRLYTEAAERAIPSGGLPLPENPTEIRFENVTFGYPGEAARPALDDVTLTLPLGRIIALVGENGSGKTTLVKLLAGLYTPDRGRILWDGVDAAGADRRLLAERIAMVAQDFKRWPFTARVNVAVGRSSAPLTEERLAASVAEAGAEEVVADLPRGLDTLLARNFSGGHELSGGQWQRLGIARAAYRRGRILIVDEPTAALDARAELEVFDKIRALAGSGQTVVLITHRLASVRHADLVHVLEHGRLVESGTPDELLARGGVYAELYTLQAEQFTAKVPAPKPA
- a CDS encoding cytochrome P450 family protein codes for the protein MDLADGLLDHPYDVYRRLRDTAPVHRITGPDGTPAWLVTRYEDVKAALADPRLSLDKRHATPGTYKGFSLPPALDVNLLNMDPPDHTRIRRLVGRAFTPRRVQQLRAPVRRTADQLLDALGPHGTTDLVASYAAPLPITVICDLLGIPEGDRLDFRQWTDGLTAPDLARPQAAKEAMAAMLGFLTRLLETKRQAPADDLLSDLIAVRDEGDRLGEDELMSLAFLILFAGYENTVQLIGNAVLALLQHPDQLAALREDPDRLPGAVEEFARYEGPMLLAMRRFPVEDVTIAGVTVPAGETVWVSLSAADRDPARFPDPDRLDLSRDASGHLALGHGIHYCLGAPLARMETEIALAALLERFPELALAEDEVNWRPSLRARGLRKLPVRYRSAQDGDRLRNHDAHDD
- a CDS encoding amidohydrolase produces the protein MSASPADLVITGCTVLVHDEEERIAFREDAAIVVRDGVIEAVTDAAGAADLAAAERIEARGQVALPGLVNCHTHAPMVALRGLAEDLPIEEWFNDVVWPAESNLTEKDVELGARLACAEMIRGGITCFADHYFHMDAVADVVTECGMRAHLGEAYFSSQGPQGRERSLEFALNHRGAAGGRITTALAPHAPYTVTDADLAATADLARTHGLPVHLHAAENRDQTDTSLARHGVTPVEVLDRSGLLDTDLLIAHGTGIIERDLPLLARTGGRTAVATAPRVYLKFAWPDTTPVRSLRAIGVPVGLATDGAASTNTLDVWESMALTALIQKSAEGDPRWLTSRQALHHATLQSARAVGLGESIGSLAPGRRADIVLVDLSGPHTQPVHDLAATLVHSARSADVRTTVVDGRVLMRDRELLTLDVRSTVRELEQRLPALVDRSHGHRVQDYDT
- a CDS encoding FUSC family protein, coding for MNRSPVSRPAAPSLPPWLAHAFRSQRGPVPWSAVTRGALAAGPLLLAGVLGGRVADGVLAAIAAMLAGINDRPGSRRASVRRLGVPALSGALGLLVGTYAGQQLTAVPLTLLLTVLGLIAGGISAVGPVASAAGTQLLVTAAVGAGMPAAESGWQRALAFLAGAGWLLVLRLALPTPGAIGGDFRFDGERDAVADVYDAVAALLDAVGGAHATARRAALTAALDHAQDALAGPRLRRHASSAAERRLHAQYAAALPLAEAATALAWAGEPVSARAAEGPRRLAAAVRGNTGTGPLPAPSRSAPALRALDDALLRAAETFDRAEGGARRVFARRRDAQDVVRAEGGERRVFSGWRDAGGAVRAEGGERRLFARRRGAKGAVRAALGAGGREYGLRVALCFGASAAIAQALHHARWYGQHQHWYWLPATAVFLVKPDLGPLASRVLGRAAGTVLGALVFAGFAALLPRPAGLIVLVAVCGALVPVATRNFAALTAVVTVLVLALVMVGGEPQASAGRIAETLLACALVLIVGHLPMPGERGGGVRARLAAAGSAAHAYLVHVLSESGDRAERWALRREAYRTLAEARTTIALAAAELPALARHTEGTDAVAAVLERLVDTTTACAVHLDDTGRLTPRHTRQLRQLLDELEQRPEWSGLPAAA